A portion of the Anthonomus grandis grandis chromosome 19, icAntGran1.3, whole genome shotgun sequence genome contains these proteins:
- the LOC126747193 gene encoding uncharacterized protein LOC126747193, whose translation MTHVDALSRDLIQDTIELSQIDITEGEWLLAVQMQDEQFVIVEAVKDTRARYVTKTLLNYMYIFGSSTRIISDRGTAFTSRTFKLFCDNYGAKHTLNAVATPRSNGQCERGKSRRSLGRACEADSVCVVQSTGVSPLEALAGFKPRHISESYILNEVQADLSRVDIHTLRQTISGRISEDQRRQKERFDKKRAEATKYEEGQLVRINNALTATGGSKKLLPRFKGPFRVFKVLPNDRYEVEDLRESFSQKRTVVAVDSMKPWIVLKG comes from the exons ATGACCCATGTGGATGCTCTAAGCAGGGACTTAATCCAAGATACTATCGAACTATCGCAGATAGATATTACTGAAGGTGAATGGCTGCTGGCTGTACAAATGCAAGACGAGCAA TTTGTGATAGTAGAAGCAGTGAAAGACACTCGAGCGCGTTATGTGACGAAAACCCTTTTGAACTATATGTACATATTCGGGTCTTCAACGAGGATTATAAGTGATCGGGGTACTGCTTTTACTTCGcgcacatttaaattattttgtgacaATTACGGTGCGAAGCATACGTTAAACGCAGTAGCCACTCCGCGGTCAAACGGTCAGTGTGAACG CGGGAAATCCAGAAGATCGTTGGGACGAGCATGTGAAGCCGATTCAGTGTGCGTTGTGCAGAGTACTGGGGTGTCGCCACTTGAGGCATTGGCAGGATTTAAGCCTCGGCATATATCTGAGTCTTATATCCTTAACGAAGTACAAGCCGATTTAAGTCGGGTAGATATTCATACACTACGCCAGACGATATCAGGACGTATTTCTGAGGATCAGAGACGTCAGAAGGAACGTTTTGATAAGAAACGTGCTGAAGCGACAAAGTATGAAGAAGGTCAGCTCGTGCGAATCAATAATGCTCTAACAGCTACAGGTGGAAGCAAGAAGTTACTCCCAAGGTTCAAGGGACCGTTCAGGGTGTTCAAGGTGCTTCCCAATGATCGGTATGAAGTGGAGGATCTACGGGAAAGTTTTAGTCAGAAACGGACTGTGGTGGCAGTCGACAGCATGAAACCCTGGATAGTACTAAAAGGTTAG